From a single Sphingomonas sp. IW22 genomic region:
- the rbfA gene encoding 30S ribosome-binding factor RbfA produces the protein MARQQDNSQEGRSVRLLRVGEQVRHVLSDVLMRGDVHDDVLAAHSVSVTEVRMSPDLRHATVFVKPLLGADEAAVLKALRTNTAYLQRSVASRVNLKYAARLKFLADESFDEGGRIDALLRSPEIARDLDDGEATAPDEG, from the coding sequence ATGGCGCGACAGCAGGACAATTCGCAGGAGGGCCGCTCGGTCCGCCTGCTGCGCGTGGGCGAGCAGGTTCGCCACGTGCTGTCCGATGTGCTGATGCGCGGCGATGTGCATGATGATGTGCTCGCCGCGCACAGCGTATCCGTGACCGAGGTGCGGATGTCGCCGGACCTTCGCCACGCCACGGTGTTCGTAAAGCCGCTGCTGGGCGCGGACGAGGCGGCGGTGCTCAAGGCGCTTCGCACCAACACCGCCTATCTTCAGCGCTCGGTCGCCTCGCGGGTGAACCTGAAATATGCCGCGCGGCTGAAATTCCTGGCCGATGAGAGCTTTGACGAGGGCGGTCGCATCGACGCGCTGCTCCGCTCCCCGGAAATTGCGCGCGATCTGGACGACGGGGAAGCCACCGCGCCGGACGAGGGCTGA
- a CDS encoding thymidine kinase, whose protein sequence is MAKLYFYYASMNAGKSTTLLQADFNYRERGMRTMLFTAAIDAREGHGRIGSRIGLSAEAIPFERSTDLFACVTREHATHSVHCVLVDEAQFLTAEQVGQLAALADKADVPVLAYGLRTDFQGELFEGAARLLAISDALIELKSVCQCGRKATMNLCVDAEGNPVHEGRQTEIGGNDRYVALCRRHFTEAMER, encoded by the coding sequence ATGGCCAAGCTCTATTTCTACTATGCCTCGATGAATGCCGGGAAATCGACCACGCTGCTGCAGGCCGATTTCAATTACCGTGAGCGCGGCATGCGGACCATGTTGTTCACCGCAGCGATCGACGCGCGGGAAGGGCATGGGCGGATCGGCTCGCGCATCGGCCTGTCCGCCGAAGCCATCCCGTTCGAACGATCCACCGACCTGTTCGCTTGCGTGACGCGCGAACATGCCACGCACAGCGTGCATTGCGTGCTGGTAGATGAGGCACAGTTTCTGACCGCCGAACAGGTGGGGCAGCTGGCGGCGCTGGCTGACAAGGCGGATGTACCGGTGCTGGCCTACGGCCTTCGGACCGATTTTCAGGGCGAGTTGTTCGAAGGGGCGGCGCGCCTGCTGGCGATTTCCGATGCGCTGATCGAACTGAAATCAGTGTGTCAGTGCGGGCGCAAGGCGACGATGAACCTTTGCGTCGATGCCGAGGGCAATCCGGTGCATGAAGGACGTCAGACCGAAATCGGCGGCAACGATCGTTACGTTGCGCTGTGCCGCCGCCATTTCACCGAGGCGATGGAGCGCTGA
- the truB gene encoding tRNA pseudouridine(55) synthase TruB, which translates to MHGWIILDKPLGLGSTQGVGAVKRALRQAGYPKLKVGHGGTLDPLASGVLPVAVGEATKLAGRMLDSDKVYDFTVVFGAETDTLDGEGRVVETSDGRPTIMAVQNALADFTGPIQQRPPAYSALKVDGERAYDLARAGEAVELAPRAVTIHSLTAQPAISDAPLASATFTAHVSKGTYIRSLARDIARALGTVGHVTMLRRTKAGPFTLDHAISLDKLADAAMARTLEDLFLPLRAGLDDIPALSLAPGQAGALRQGRVLTGHAADDGQYFALDGDTPVALVEVLGGNARVVRGFNL; encoded by the coding sequence ATGCATGGCTGGATCATTCTCGACAAACCCCTTGGCCTCGGTTCGACGCAAGGGGTCGGTGCGGTCAAGCGCGCGCTACGCCAGGCGGGCTATCCAAAGCTGAAGGTCGGCCATGGCGGCACGCTGGACCCGCTGGCCTCGGGCGTGCTGCCGGTCGCGGTGGGCGAGGCGACCAAGCTGGCCGGGCGGATGCTGGACAGCGACAAGGTCTATGACTTCACCGTCGTCTTTGGCGCCGAAACCGACACCTTGGACGGCGAGGGGCGCGTCGTTGAGACGAGTGACGGTCGCCCGACGATTATGGCGGTCCAGAATGCGCTTGCCGACTTTACCGGCCCGATCCAGCAGCGCCCGCCCGCTTATTCTGCGCTGAAGGTCGACGGCGAGCGCGCCTATGACTTGGCCCGCGCGGGGGAGGCGGTGGAACTGGCGCCACGCGCGGTCACGATCCATTCGCTGACGGCGCAACCCGCAATTTCGGACGCGCCGCTGGCCTCCGCCACCTTTACGGCGCATGTGTCCAAGGGCACTTATATCCGCAGTCTGGCGCGCGACATTGCGCGCGCGCTGGGCACGGTGGGGCATGTTACCATGCTGCGCCGGACAAAGGCCGGGCCGTTCACGCTGGATCACGCGATTTCGCTGGACAAACTGGCCGATGCCGCTATGGCGCGGACGCTTGAAGACCTATTCCTGCCGTTGAGGGCGGGGCTGGACGACATCCCGGCTCTATCCCTCGCGCCCGGTCAGGCAGGAGCGCTCCGCCAGGGGCGGGTGCTGACCGGACATGCTGCTGACGATGGCCAATATTTCGCGCTGGACGGCGACACGCCGGTCGCGCTGGTCGAGGTTCTGGGCGGAAACGCCCGTGTCGTTCGCGGCTTTAACCTGTAA
- the rpsO gene encoding 30S ribosomal protein S15, protein MSITAERKEALIQDNARQSGDTGSPEVQVAILTERIANLTQHFKTHAKDNHSRRGLLMLVNKRRSLLDYLKKKDADRYAALIAKLGLRK, encoded by the coding sequence ATGTCGATCACTGCCGAGCGCAAGGAAGCGCTCATCCAGGACAACGCCCGTCAGTCGGGCGACACCGGCAGCCCCGAAGTGCAGGTCGCAATCCTGACCGAACGGATCGCCAACCTGACCCAGCATTTCAAGACGCACGCCAAGGACAACCATTCGCGTCGCGGCCTGCTGATGCTGGTCAACAAGCGTCGCAGCCTTCTCGACTATCTGAAGAAGAAGGACGCTGATCGTTACGCGGCACTGATCGCGAAGCTGGGTCTTCGCAAGTAA
- the pnp gene encoding polyribonucleotide nucleotidyltransferase yields the protein MFDHKKVEIEWGGKTLTLETGKVARQADGAVIATLGETVVLCAVTAAKSVKEGQDFFPLTVHYQEKFSAAGRIPGGFFKRERGATEKETLVSRLIDRPIRPLFPEGFYNEINAIAQVLSYDGENEPDILAMVAASAALTLSGVPFMGPIGAARVGYQNGEYILNPTDAQVAEGDLDLVVAGTHDAVMMVESEAKELSEEVMLGAVMFAHEQMQPVIDAIIKLAEQAAKEPWDLQLVDDQAAQKAKLKELIGDDLKAAYKLTNKSERQNAINEARTKAREALADLKETDPAQYLGTLKLVKKLEADIVRTAILKEGIRIDGRDTKTVRPIVAEAHFLPRAHGSALFTRGETQTIATCTLGTKDAEQMIDGLDGLSYQHFMLHYNFPPYSVGEVGRFGAPGRREVGHGKLAWRALHPVLPSKDEFPYTIRVTSDITESNGSSSMATVCGGSLAMMDAGVPIKRPVSGIAMGLILEGKEFAVLSDILGDEDHLGDMDFKVAGTSEGITTMQMDIKIAGITKEIFETALNQAKEGRAHILGEMAKALDSSRTELSAHAPRIETMTIDKSKIRDVIGTGGKVIREIVATTGAKVDIDDDGVIKISSSDGSQIEAAMNWIKGIVEEAEVGKIYNGKVVNLVDFGAFVNFMGGKDGLVHVSEIKNERVEKVGDVLSEGQEVKVKVLEIDQRGKVRLSMRVVDQETGEELEDTRPAREPRGDRGDRGPRGDRGDRGDRGPRREGGDRGPRRDRGPRRERSENKDEGGEDIGLPSFITEN from the coding sequence ATGTTCGATCACAAGAAAGTGGAAATCGAGTGGGGCGGAAAGACCCTGACGCTCGAAACGGGCAAGGTCGCCCGTCAGGCTGACGGCGCGGTCATCGCGACGCTCGGCGAAACCGTGGTGCTGTGCGCCGTGACGGCTGCCAAGTCGGTCAAGGAAGGGCAGGATTTCTTCCCGCTCACCGTGCACTATCAGGAAAAGTTTTCGGCTGCGGGCCGTATCCCCGGCGGCTTCTTCAAGCGTGAGCGTGGCGCGACCGAAAAGGAAACGCTGGTCAGCCGTCTGATCGATCGCCCGATCCGCCCGCTGTTCCCCGAAGGTTTCTATAACGAGATCAACGCGATCGCGCAGGTTCTCAGCTATGATGGCGAGAACGAGCCGGATATTCTGGCGATGGTCGCGGCATCGGCGGCACTGACGCTGTCTGGCGTGCCGTTCATGGGCCCGATCGGCGCGGCGCGCGTCGGTTACCAGAATGGCGAATATATCCTGAATCCGACCGACGCCCAGGTGGCCGAAGGCGATCTGGATCTGGTCGTCGCGGGCACGCACGACGCCGTGATGATGGTCGAATCGGAAGCCAAGGAGCTGTCTGAGGAAGTCATGCTGGGCGCCGTCATGTTCGCCCACGAACAGATGCAGCCGGTGATCGACGCGATCATCAAGCTTGCCGAACAGGCCGCCAAGGAGCCTTGGGACCTGCAGCTCGTCGATGACCAGGCAGCGCAGAAGGCCAAGCTGAAGGAACTGATCGGCGACGACCTGAAGGCGGCATACAAGCTGACCAACAAGTCCGAGCGTCAGAACGCGATCAACGAAGCGCGCACCAAGGCGCGTGAAGCGTTGGCCGACCTCAAGGAAACCGATCCCGCCCAGTATCTGGGCACGCTGAAGCTGGTGAAGAAGCTGGAAGCGGATATCGTGCGTACCGCCATCCTGAAGGAAGGCATCCGCATCGACGGCCGCGACACCAAGACGGTCCGCCCGATCGTCGCGGAAGCCCACTTCCTGCCGCGCGCGCACGGTTCGGCACTGTTCACCCGTGGTGAGACCCAGACGATCGCGACCTGCACGCTTGGCACCAAGGACGCCGAGCAGATGATCGACGGTCTGGACGGCCTCAGCTACCAGCATTTCATGCTGCACTATAACTTCCCGCCCTATTCGGTCGGTGAAGTCGGCCGCTTCGGCGCGCCGGGCCGTCGCGAAGTCGGCCATGGCAAGCTGGCGTGGCGTGCGCTGCACCCCGTGCTGCCGTCGAAGGACGAATTCCCCTACACCATCCGCGTGACCAGCGACATCACCGAGTCGAACGGCTCGTCGTCGATGGCGACGGTGTGCGGCGGTTCGCTGGCGATGATGGATGCCGGCGTGCCGATCAAGCGTCCGGTCAGCGGCATTGCCATGGGCCTGATCCTTGAGGGCAAGGAATTCGCCGTGTTGTCCGACATCCTGGGTGACGAAGATCATCTGGGCGACATGGACTTCAAGGTGGCGGGCACGTCCGAAGGCATCACAACGATGCAGATGGACATCAAGATCGCCGGCATCACCAAGGAGATCTTCGAAACCGCGCTGAACCAGGCCAAGGAAGGCCGCGCCCACATTCTGGGTGAAATGGCCAAGGCGCTGGATTCGTCGCGGACCGAATTGTCGGCCCATGCGCCGCGCATCGAGACGATGACCATCGACAAGTCGAAGATCCGCGACGTGATCGGTACCGGCGGCAAGGTGATCCGCGAGATCGTCGCGACCACCGGCGCCAAGGTCGACATCGACGACGACGGTGTGATCAAGATCAGCTCGTCGGACGGCAGCCAGATCGAAGCCGCGATGAACTGGATCAAGGGCATCGTCGAAGAGGCCGAGGTCGGCAAGATCTATAACGGCAAGGTCGTCAACCTGGTCGATTTCGGCGCGTTTGTGAACTTCATGGGCGGCAAGGACGGCCTGGTCCACGTCTCTGAAATCAAGAACGAGCGCGTGGAAAAGGTCGGGGACGTCCTGAGCGAAGGCCAGGAAGTCAAGGTCAAGGTGCTGGAGATCGACCAGCGCGGCAAGGTTCGCCTGTCGATGCGCGTCGTCGATCAGGAAACCGGCGAAGAGCTGGAAGACACCCGCCCCGCACGTGAACCGCGCGGCGACCGGGGTGATCGCGGTCCGCGTGGCGATCGCGGTGACCGGGGCGATCGCGGTCCGCGTCGTGAAGGCGGCGACCGTGGCCCGCGCCGCGACCGCGGCCCGCGCCGTGAACGCTCGGAAAACAAGGATGAGGGCGGCGAAGATATTGGCCTGCCGTCGTTCATTACCGAAAACTAA
- a CDS encoding sensor histidine kinase, with product MAKWIERLPLATGRPFLAYGITVAAVAVAWFLRLVADPWLPGGFPYLTFFPAVILISTLLGVRPGIVAGVASGLLAWYFFIEPRFSLSVGPGTPMALAFYVLVIGTDILIIHAMQQANAKLARERELSRTLARTREMLFHELQHRVSNNLQVAAGLITLQKRQVTDADARVALDEASRRLALIGRISRQLYDAGGAARRMRDFLEPLCHDVIEASGRSGISCRVMVDDDAMVSPDAAIPLALIVAEAMANAIEHGFADRDKGVIDVEMSRDGEERLLIDVRDDGHGLPEGFDLEASDSLGLKIARTLAAQLRGSFELLRGQGCTARLVLPA from the coding sequence ATGGCCAAATGGATCGAGCGGCTGCCGCTGGCGACCGGACGGCCGTTTCTGGCCTATGGCATCACGGTTGCCGCTGTGGCCGTGGCGTGGTTTTTGCGCCTTGTCGCTGATCCGTGGCTACCGGGCGGCTTTCCCTATCTGACATTTTTCCCGGCGGTCATCCTGATATCGACCCTGTTGGGTGTGCGGCCGGGTATCGTCGCGGGCGTCGCGTCGGGGCTGTTGGCCTGGTATTTTTTCATCGAGCCGCGATTTAGCCTGAGCGTTGGGCCGGGTACGCCGATGGCGCTCGCCTTTTACGTGCTGGTGATCGGCACCGATATTCTGATCATCCATGCGATGCAGCAGGCCAATGCCAAGCTGGCGCGCGAACGGGAACTCAGCCGCACGCTCGCACGGACGCGGGAAATGCTGTTCCACGAATTGCAGCACCGCGTGTCCAATAATCTTCAGGTCGCCGCCGGGCTGATCACGCTTCAGAAGCGTCAGGTGACCGACGCCGACGCCCGCGTCGCATTGGACGAGGCGTCGCGCAGGCTGGCTCTCATCGGGCGGATCAGCCGCCAGCTTTATGACGCGGGTGGCGCTGCGCGGCGGATGCGTGATTTTCTGGAGCCGCTGTGCCACGACGTGATCGAAGCCAGCGGCCGGTCGGGCATTTCTTGTCGGGTGATGGTCGATGACGATGCGATGGTCAGTCCCGACGCGGCGATCCCGCTGGCGCTGATCGTCGCAGAGGCGATGGCGAACGCGATCGAACATGGCTTTGCCGACCGCGACAAGGGCGTGATCGACGTGGAAATGTCGCGCGATGGCGAGGAACGGCTGCTGATCGATGTGCGCGACGACGGCCATGGTCTGCCCGAAGGATTTGATCTGGAGGCATCGGACAGTCTGGGGCTGAAGATCGCACGAACGCTGGCGGCACAGCTTCGCGGCAGTTTCGAGTTGCTGCGCGGGCAGGGATGCACCGCACGCCTGGTGCTGCCCGCCTGA
- a CDS encoding DUF4440 domain-containing protein yields the protein MEDDRVWAFEESLWTGDAEHYRESIDDEAVMVVPTPPFVMTGAQAAEAVADTPRWSSVAFSDQQVMRPQEGLIVIGYTAKAQKEDGEAYVAHCTSTYRRLGHEDWQVVQHQQTPPLTAGG from the coding sequence ATGGAAGATGATCGCGTCTGGGCGTTCGAGGAAAGCCTGTGGACGGGCGACGCCGAACATTATCGCGAATCGATCGACGACGAAGCGGTGATGGTGGTGCCGACCCCGCCCTTTGTCATGACCGGCGCGCAGGCCGCCGAAGCGGTGGCCGATACGCCGCGCTGGTCGAGCGTGGCCTTTTCCGATCAACAGGTCATGCGCCCGCAGGAAGGGCTGATCGTCATCGGCTATACTGCCAAGGCACAGAAGGAGGACGGGGAGGCATATGTTGCCCACTGCACCTCAACCTATCGACGGTTAGGGCATGAGGACTGGCAGGTCGTCCAACATCAGCAGACACCGCCGCTGACCGCCGGCGGATAG
- a CDS encoding CocE/NonD family hydrolase, with protein MRRSLTALALILAAVTPATARQARPAPVAAPQTAYDYQHVMIPMRDGARMETVIIRPTGAQGPLPMLLERSPYGIPDAAPATTPADLQYLARDGYIMVYQNMRGRSGSDGRFTMSMALAPKGGKGTDDATDAWDTIDWLVKNVRGNNGRVGMWGVSYPGYAAAVALTAPHPALKAVSPQAGWNDWWINDDLHRFGAIRLSYATDWLWLLQHSKQNDNFPGYNAFDTYDWFLKQGSVADLEARWFKGVSPMMTAIVERPDYDASWQRQRWTDALGRAGVATLSVAGFWDQEDPYGPWRIYQQLERDDPNRLNMIVAGPWNHGSWRGAGDRVGPIPIGAESGTAFRRDIEAPFFAYWLHGKGERPAFEARMFQSGSWTWRDYQSWPPKGASNRSLFLRADGSLSFDAPPPGEACRDYVSDPAHPVPYRRRPISSTWGSRDWPWWEADDQRFLGGRPDVLTYVSEPLTSDLTVTGTLAARLMASTSGTDSDFVVKLIDVYPDDAQALPRPMQPGDYARSLNGYQLPIAMEVRRGRWLDGNEVAKPLVPGQVRGWDVPLREHDHVFKQGHRIMVQVQSSWFPVIDRNPQRFVPNIAKAQPDDFVKATQRVCAGSHIALPVMIAP; from the coding sequence ATGCGCCGCTCGCTCACCGCTCTCGCCCTCATCCTTGCCGCCGTCACGCCCGCCACCGCGCGACAGGCGCGACCCGCACCCGTCGCCGCGCCGCAGACGGCCTATGATTATCAACATGTGATGATCCCGATGCGCGACGGCGCGCGGATGGAGACGGTGATCATTCGCCCCACGGGTGCGCAAGGGCCGCTGCCGATGCTGTTGGAGCGCAGCCCCTATGGCATCCCCGATGCCGCGCCGGCGACGACGCCCGCCGACCTGCAATATCTGGCGCGCGACGGGTACATCATGGTGTACCAGAACATGCGCGGCCGCTCTGGATCAGACGGGCGCTTCACCATGTCGATGGCGCTGGCGCCAAAGGGCGGCAAGGGCACTGACGACGCCACCGATGCGTGGGACACGATCGACTGGCTGGTGAAGAACGTGCGCGGCAATAATGGCCGCGTGGGCATGTGGGGCGTGTCCTATCCCGGCTATGCCGCCGCCGTCGCTCTGACCGCGCCGCACCCCGCGCTGAAGGCCGTCAGCCCGCAGGCAGGGTGGAATGACTGGTGGATCAACGACGACCTCCACCGCTTCGGTGCAATCCGCCTGTCCTATGCCACCGACTGGCTGTGGCTGCTCCAACATTCCAAGCAGAACGACAATTTTCCCGGCTATAACGCGTTCGATACCTATGACTGGTTCTTGAAACAGGGGTCGGTCGCCGATCTGGAGGCGCGCTGGTTCAAGGGTGTGTCACCGATGATGACCGCCATCGTCGAACGTCCCGATTATGACGCATCGTGGCAGCGCCAGCGGTGGACTGACGCGTTGGGGCGGGCGGGCGTCGCGACACTGTCGGTCGCGGGCTTCTGGGATCAGGAAGATCCCTATGGCCCCTGGCGCATCTATCAGCAGTTGGAGCGCGACGATCCGAACCGGCTGAACATGATCGTCGCAGGCCCATGGAATCATGGCAGCTGGCGCGGCGCGGGCGACCGGGTGGGGCCGATCCCGATCGGCGCGGAAAGCGGCACCGCCTTTCGCCGCGATATCGAAGCGCCCTTCTTCGCCTATTGGCTGCATGGCAAGGGGGAGCGCCCCGCGTTCGAGGCACGGATGTTCCAGTCCGGCAGCTGGACGTGGCGCGACTATCAAAGCTGGCCGCCAAAGGGTGCCAGCAACCGCTCGCTATTTCTACGCGCCGACGGCAGCCTGTCGTTCGACGCACCTCCGCCGGGGGAGGCATGCCGCGATTATGTGTCCGACCCTGCGCATCCCGTGCCTTATCGGCGGCGGCCGATCTCATCCACCTGGGGGTCGCGCGACTGGCCATGGTGGGAGGCGGACGACCAGCGGTTTCTGGGCGGGCGGCCCGATGTGCTGACCTATGTCAGCGAACCGCTGACCAGCGACCTGACGGTAACGGGCACACTGGCGGCGCGGCTGATGGCATCGACCAGCGGCACAGACAGCGATTTCGTGGTCAAGCTGATCGACGTCTATCCCGACGATGCACAGGCCTTGCCGCGCCCGATGCAGCCCGGCGATTATGCCCGCTCCCTCAACGGATATCAGTTGCCGATCGCGATGGAGGTGCGGCGCGGGCGCTGGCTGGACGGAAACGAAGTGGCCAAGCCGCTGGTGCCCGGCCAGGTGCGGGGCTGGGACGTGCCGCTGCGCGAGCATGATCATGTGTTCAAACAGGGTCACCGCATCATGGTGCAGGTGCAATCCAGCTGGTTCCCGGTGATCGACCGCAATCCCCAACGTTTCGTGCCCAACATCGCCAAGGCGCAGCCGGACGATTTCGTCAAAGCGACGCAGCGCGTGTGCGCGGGTTCGCATATCGCGTTGCCGGTCATGATCGCCCCCTAA
- a CDS encoding ABC transporter permease — translation MNTPGIWAIYRFEMARFGRTFWGSVATPVITTALYFIVFGGAIGSRIDQVDGVDYGSFIVPGLVMLSLLTQSLSNASFGIYFPRFSGTIYEILSAPISTFELLLGYVGAAATKSMLIGTIILVTSTFFVDLRIEHPAMMVAFLILTSVTFSLFGFIIGLWAKGFEQLSLVPALIVTPLTFLGGAFYSIDMLPEPWRTVSLFNPVVYLVSGFRWSFFGRGDVDVLVSLGATFAFLILCVGVIGWMFKTGYRLKS, via the coding sequence ATGAACACGCCGGGCATCTGGGCGATCTATCGCTTTGAAATGGCGCGGTTCGGCCGCACTTTCTGGGGCAGCGTGGCAACGCCGGTCATCACGACGGCGCTGTATTTCATCGTGTTCGGCGGGGCGATCGGCAGCCGGATCGATCAGGTCGATGGCGTCGATTATGGCAGCTTCATCGTGCCGGGTCTGGTCATGCTCAGCCTGTTGACACAGAGCCTGTCGAACGCGTCCTTCGGCATCTATTTTCCGCGCTTTTCGGGCACCATTTACGAGATCCTGTCGGCACCGATTTCGACGTTCGAGCTGCTGCTGGGCTATGTCGGCGCGGCGGCGACCAAATCGATGCTGATTGGCACGATCATCCTCGTCACCTCGACCTTCTTCGTCGATCTGCGGATCGAGCATCCGGCGATGATGGTCGCGTTCCTGATCCTGACATCGGTGACGTTTAGCCTGTTCGGCTTCATCATCGGACTATGGGCCAAGGGGTTCGAGCAGTTGAGCCTCGTCCCCGCGCTGATCGTCACGCCGCTGACATTCCTTGGCGGCGCGTTCTACTCGATCGACATGCTACCCGAACCTTGGCGCACGGTCAGCCTGTTCAACCCGGTCGTCTATCTGGTCAGCGGCTTTCGCTGGAGCTTTTTCGGGCGCGGCGACGTGGATGTGCTGGTCAGCCTGGGCGCGACCTTTGCGTTCCTGATCCTGTGCGTCGGCGTGATTGGTTGGATGTTCAAGACGGGCTACCGGCTCAAGAGCTGA
- a CDS encoding ABC transporter ATP-binding protein gives MQPILTLSGVSKTYASGHQALKSVDLSINKGEIFALLGPNGAGKTTMIGIVCGLVTPSTGTITFDGHDIVRDYREARRRIGLVPQELSTDMFETVTSTVRFSRGLFGRRRDDALVERVLRDLSLWDKRDAKILELSGGMKRRVLIAKALAHEPDLLFLDEPTAGVDVELRRDMWKLVHRLREGGTTIILTTHYIEEAEEMADRVGVINRGELLLVEEKTALMKKLGKREMDISLVEPMNSVPAELGDWHLTLTDEGHKLRYVFDAQAERTGIPSLLRKLGDLGIGFKDLDTSKSSLEDIFVDLVREREAQGAQA, from the coding sequence TTGCAGCCCATCCTAACGCTGTCCGGCGTCAGCAAGACCTATGCCTCCGGGCATCAGGCGCTGAAGTCCGTCGACCTTTCGATCAACAAGGGCGAGATTTTCGCCCTGCTCGGCCCCAATGGCGCGGGCAAGACGACGATGATCGGCATCGTTTGTGGCCTGGTCACGCCGTCGACCGGCACCATCACCTTTGACGGCCACGACATCGTCCGCGACTATCGGGAGGCGCGGCGCCGGATCGGCCTGGTGCCGCAGGAACTGTCGACCGACATGTTCGAAACCGTGACCTCCACTGTCCGCTTTTCGCGCGGGCTGTTCGGGCGGCGCCGCGACGACGCGCTGGTCGAACGGGTGCTGCGCGACCTGTCGCTGTGGGACAAGCGCGACGCCAAGATCCTGGAGCTGTCGGGCGGCATGAAGCGCCGCGTCCTGATCGCCAAGGCGCTGGCGCACGAACCCGACCTGCTGTTCCTCGACGAACCCACCGCGGGCGTCGACGTCGAACTGCGCCGCGATATGTGGAAGTTGGTCCACCGCCTGCGCGAAGGCGGCACGACGATCATCCTGACCACCCATTATATCGAAGAGGCGGAGGAGATGGCCGACCGTGTCGGCGTCATCAATCGCGGCGAACTGCTGCTGGTCGAGGAAAAGACCGCGCTGATGAAGAAGCTCGGCAAGCGCGAAATGGACATTTCGCTGGTCGAGCCGATGAACTCGGTACCCGCCGAACTGGGCGACTGGCACCTGACGCTGACCGATGAGGGCCATAAGCTGCGCTACGTGTTCGACGCACAGGCGGAGCGGACGGGCATCCCGTCGCTGCTGCGAAAGCTGGGCGATCTGGGCATCGGCTTCAAGGATCTGGACACATCCAAATCCAGTCTTGAGGACATCTTCGTCGATCTGGTGCGCGAACGCGAAGCACAAGGGGCACAGGCATGA
- a CDS encoding DsbA family protein encodes MMIDKLARNPLAMLLAFLLAAIAGAAIFAALRPASGAVDAAAVRAALLENPEIIPEAMQRLRDKETGKVIASQRASIVTPFGKAWKGAADPQVTVVAYMDYACGFCRQSLPMIDKLIASDPGVRVVFRELPVLSAESRVAAEYSLAAAEQGKFATFHDTLFAAGQLSQASIDAAIDRAGLDRTRAKAFIATPAAEQEISRNLQTAGQLGVTGTPSWVVGDRVLSGAVTLEAMKEAVAAARAA; translated from the coding sequence ATGATGATCGACAAACTGGCCCGAAACCCGCTGGCGATGCTGCTGGCGTTCCTGCTGGCGGCCATTGCCGGCGCGGCGATTTTTGCCGCGCTGCGCCCGGCATCGGGTGCGGTCGATGCGGCGGCGGTTCGCGCGGCGCTGCTCGAAAACCCCGAAATCATTCCAGAGGCGATGCAGCGGCTGCGCGACAAGGAAACGGGCAAGGTCATCGCTTCGCAGCGCGCGTCGATCGTCACCCCCTTTGGCAAGGCATGGAAGGGCGCGGCCGACCCGCAAGTCACCGTCGTCGCCTATATGGACTATGCCTGCGGTTTCTGTCGGCAGTCGCTGCCCATGATCGACAAGCTGATTGCCAGCGATCCGGGCGTGCGCGTCGTATTCCGCGAATTGCCGGTGCTTAGCGCCGAAAGCCGCGTCGCCGCCGAATACAGCCTTGCCGCTGCCGAACAGGGCAAATTCGCCACCTTTCACGACACGCTGTTCGCCGCCGGCCAGTTGAGCCAGGCATCCATCGATGCCGCCATCGACCGCGCGGGTCTAGACCGGACGCGAGCAAAGGCGTTCATCGCCACCCCCGCAGCCGAACAGGAAATCTCCCGCAACCTGCAAACCGCAGGGCAGCTGGGCGTTACCGGTACGCCAAGCTGGGTGGTCGGCGACCGCGTCCTCTCGGGCGCGGTCACGCTGGAGGCGATGAAGGAAGCAGTCGCAGCCGCACGGGCGGCCTGA